The Miscanthus floridulus cultivar M001 chromosome 6, ASM1932011v1, whole genome shotgun sequence genomic interval ttttatggaaaaaatgcttcagggatgacgatcacaaagacgagccgaccctcgattGGACCCCTACCATGCgcgggggctcaagggaagttggactcgcaaggagatcgAACACGCGGTCGCAGTACGACGGCAAACCGATTGGATCCTTGGGATCGGAATCAAGAACAACCTTTCCAACCTCCCAAACACTACAGttacatgccccaagaagaccgatAGTGACAAAAGGGAATCGCTGTCCTACTAGGACACGCCGCGGGCTACAAAAAATggtcaaggccctcagagtcctcctgtccggaaaagcctccaaaggagtattctactcctccataggctcaggggctactatcgggtatcgtTATTAGGGATACACAAAGCAAGgaggttagcgcccacgctgactcccctggatggctcgagacgtattaaaaggtctcgagcaaccccaaggtcgtgggctccatctcacccaaggtcgtgggttctgtctcgcccgaccctcgggtgcaggctccgtcttgcccaaccCCGAGGATgcagactctgtctcgcccaacccctcgggtgcgggctccgtctcgcccaaccccaaggccatgggctctgtctcgcccgacccctcgggtgtgggctccatctcacccgacccatTGGGTTCGTGCTCTATCTCGCTCAACCTCAAGGACGCGGGTTCTGTCTCGTCCAACGAGGATCCATACCACCGTCAATCACTCCAGGtgcaagcgtatgggcctgggtcaaaactctgacactagaaaagaggctggcatgccttaatgtaacccgtggccatgatagGCCATACCTGGCGATtgacatcaagaacagtgtcgggcgtgccggtacTATTtggcctaatcctcgtacggatgctgacaggcgtgtcagttcaccatgacgtccgtcgggacggagtggaacgccatgaccagcagatgatgcctgcgcatggcgccagtgacgaacagggccgcgacatcgagccgtccctgttgacatctataggatcggcaggacccgcatgaaggagaagaaggacctggcaatcctgaaagccttcttctctctcttctctctctctcgttctccttTTCCTtcgctgtaacccgcgctttcccttcgcctataaaaggggaagcagggcgccccatgaaagagGGCCGGAccacgagataaaaacacaagagcacgacacgagcacacggttgagcggcaatcgagctctcagcacccgttcacccctttcaccagagacttgggatcctttccctctctcgcctgtttgtaacccctactgcaaaccaagtgtcggtaacacgagcagcagcgaactggacgtagggatgttccGCTCGAACCagaataaatccttgtgtccatcgagcacaccatccgagccagacgcgcaaatacaaatttactcgccgGTGGTTCGAAAACACCGACAatcttacccaagcaagccccagtgcataacctctaatattctgcactttattttatgcttgtgcattaagttttgtggagttgaataaaacccacttatatatatatatatatatacttatcctatgagtcctactagtatgtcaagatcgtgtagattgctatgctatagaatCCGggagaagtcgagtgattacctgtcactcgcgagagataggaaaggcattattgttcttattatcatataACTATTACAtagaatatatatggatgataattggagaccggacgggactgtgctttggatttggatttagatttggacttggttaggcaaccgAGCGAGGCTCCGGTTGCATTTctcccgcctgtgtcgattgaggaccgtccgttgctgtggatggtagtcaggtcacagacttattatcctgaccacatacttgcttatgggagaggaaaggctcattacgctcttgttgtggattctggctctttctggaccgactgattggagacgaaaaacagtggaggtctaagcaccatactgagactgggTCTTAAGTGTggaggcttagagtccaagtttggatggagaaCTGGATCCCTTGACAAAAGTGGAacaggttggtcttgtttgtgcctggggtataagcaaggcgtgtgttttagggtacccagctgggatacattgattcgcgaatcgctgtttctgtgagacggtaccaacttggctatggtctagcaccgtagtaaaaattagaatatgaaatatggtaaaatggttctgattgctcaccatctacttgaaagtagcataggtgcttacatagaatagatAGTAATGGACTAAcgatgactactaataaaatttaatataaggacgcacgtttagtaatgcttccacagatgcaataacccacaagccaaataagtcttgcatatccttggagtcttttattttcctcctgtcgagtaattcttgctgagtacaatcgagtactcagggttttattcccggTTGCAGGTGATCGATGGATGGTAGAcgacttttgtgtgtggaaatctcctagtgggctcagagagaattcctttcacgctatgaccgtagtgtttatttataaccctcactacaagttttagaagaaaagttttatgattcaccattaatctttatttctgttgtaattctgatcatatgttgttctccgctgcaagataaaaatgtaaacctaaaatgtataaactcttttagatgtaaaattgtcttaatTCCGCTATTGCATTCAACTTATTTAAGGACTCTAACgtttgtaataaagtgatgtaaaaaatggttaaaaatattgtaagctttattctcttatttatgatcctaatggaaaaatgtggattttcgagttctccttCAGGGTGTGCTCACCGGAATAAtatgatttagtgcactctcttaagtacttagtgtctaatgaaagacaaatACTTTTAAGAGGACATTAAATTAGACGATTGTACCACAGTTGGGTCCTCCGGCCGAGGTGCGGACAAGCACGACGCTTCCGCCCGTGACCGCTGCCATGTGACCCGGGAGAGCACACATGTGTACACGCGTGATGCCCTCCCAGCATCGACGGCCGGCCGGCCCCCGCGCGTGGACGCTTGCTGGCTTTGGCAAAATGATTGTCTGCGAGAGGTGCCAGGACTGACGGGAACGCATGCATGCGCCCATGCCGCTGTGATCAGTCCTGGCCACGTATGAGTGTGGCTTGTTAATGCTTAGGATGGACTAAGAGTAGATCTAGGGGTGCTGGACTTCATTAGAAATGGATAACAACGAGTTCTTCCTAAAACATGAACTGGAGAGAGAgactagagagagagaaagaggtgcAGAGGTAGCTGACCATCGGGCTTGGAGAAGGAGGAAGCCATGGCGACGGTGTGGTGTTGCCCGGATCGGTGGCGGCGCGGTGAGGTTCGGAGAGTGGCGGCGCGGGCGACGGCGAGTCGAGGAGGACGGTGGCGGCGCTTCTCGCCGTGCTGCGCTCCCTTAGATcggttagggtttgtcggtggggtgctTTGGCAAGaccggtgaacctcgtactgtgAGCCACCGGTCCCCACCTCTTTATACAGCGCAGTGCAACGGGGGCTCACCAACCATGATTTGGTTGGGCGCCTCCAATCAGGCGCGGATCAAGGCCCAAGTCGACCGTTGGCCGTTAGGCCgacttggtggagatcaacctgtCTTACCGTGGGTATTCCACGCTCCCTCACTTCTTTCTAGCCACACATACTCCTGCTGCTGCATCAATACCCTAGTAGGAGTATGTCATTCCCAGCCACACATGGGCATTTTCAGTGACAGCGCCTAAAAGCTCAAAATAAGCTGAGTTTTGCCTCGGTCATGCCATGGCAGGCTCATGGAGTCATGGGCAGTGAATAATCGGTCGCCCACATGCCTGCCTTTACGTGGCTCCTGCAACCAACACATACGCATGGCTGCACACTGTACAGTAGCTAGCGTAGCCATGGCACGATGCCAGGAGCGCAGTAACGCTCCTTATAACTGAAAAGAAAAGGCAGGGCTGGATGACCTATCTTGGGACCAGAATGTACGGAGAATCGTGCATAGGATATAACTATTGGAACATGGCACGTCTGCACATGCCAATGGATGCTGAGTCGAGGCAACGTTACTCATGATCCAGGCACCGCTTGGATACCAGTAACTGCGATCTTTCAAAGAATAAAAGTACCAGTAGTTATAATTTGATTCGGTTTACCTCCTGTTTTGTTGGTGAACTCCACGAACTCCTCGTTCGGAAGTTGTAATCCCTGGCTCTCAATGAAATTTCTACAGATGCCTCAATCTCCAGAAGTTCAGACTTCAGGCATGCTCCTCCCGGTTCCCGCACACTGCTTGTTGCGAGCACTGCAGTGGATAAGTGTGTACAATTATTTTGTTCTGGCAAAAATCACAACCAGAAAGAGTCTCGACTGTTCGTAAATCAATCCATATTGCCGAACCTTTAACtactatttcaaaaaaaaaatgatcaATGCTATAATAACAGGATTGAACTTAAACACATGCCGGGCTAATCCCTCACCTAAAGAAAAAGGCCACCGGCAGATTCTCGTGTAATAGCACAACAAAAGAAATAAAACAACGCTACAAACGACTAGGGTGATGAAGAAAAAGGGGGACACTACAACTTCACTGTGCAGATGTAAGATTGATACACATGTCTCCCTTGCGTGCACGTGAGTTGGGGCCACATATCCCAATCATTTTCCATTTCACTTTCACCTAAAATCCTGACAAACGGGAGCATGGCCGGCTCTGGGGTTTGCTATTTAAACCCGTTTCTGTCTTTCCCTGCTCACAATCACAGGCCTCCCGCTCTGTGTTCTCTATCTACAACCCAGCACACAATCACACTCTAATCTCCACACAGCCAATAGATACGGACAGAAGGATGAAGCTGAGAGCAAAAGGCCTCGGCTTCCTGCTTCTCCTTGTCCTGCTTGCTCTTTGCTCCACCATTGAAGTCAGCGAGGCGAGAAGAGGCAAGCATTGGAGGTCGTCAAGGAGCTCACCAGGCTCCTCTCAGCTGAAGAAAGGCAAAGGAAAGAAGAGTAGCTCCCTCCGGCAACACGGCAGCACCCGCCCAAGTCCGAAGCCACCGGTCAGCTCCACACCAAGCTCTGGTGCTGGCAAAGGAAATCAGAGTCCGTATCAACCAAGCCCGAATGCCCCTGACATCCCGAGGCCAAGCACCGCCAATGGCAGTAGGCATTCCACTCCCAAGCCGCCGACTCCAAGCTGTGGGAAGGGTCATCAACAGCCATCACAGCCGCCACCAGCAACCTCGCAGGTTGCAGCATTCAATGTGGTTGATTTTGGAGCCAAGGGTGACGGAGTTACAGATGATACTAAGGTCAATAGCTTTGCCCTGCAAATGTTCTGTTTCAAACAAAATTCCATTATAAAATTGTCAAGCATCATGCACTCTCTGAGCCAGAATTCTCAAGTTGCAATTCCTTTCGTGAGTTTGCGCTTTAGATGCTCTGTTTCAAACTGATCTTtgcatgacttgcatgaggactcaATGATGCCGATCACCTCCATCCAAGGGACCTGTCGTCCCAGTGACATCTTGAGATTCGAATTTGCCATGCATATTTTTCTCTCTCAGGAATGCTTAGAAATTGGAATTTAGCATGGATGCTAGCCTGAATTCATTTGCCATAACCACCACAGCTTATGATGGTGAACTTTTCAATGTGCCTATGATCATACCAGTTTTACTCTCACTGTCTCACATGATTTGCAGTACAGAGCCTGAAAAGTTGTCACCAGCGCCATATTTATCTGGAGTCTTATTTGCATGTTTGCATGTGTTTCGATCTGCCCTGCTTTGGCTTGTTCTTTCCTTCTCACATGATTGTTGCATATAGCGGCATAAACATATCCATTGGCAAATCTAGCTGGCCaagtttattttttattttttaagtcAGGGAAGAGAACAAAGACACCAAGCAAGTCAGGATACACAAATGCAGAACCTTTTCCACAGCTCTTACAAGACGTTTCTGTGTACAGAGAAAACAAACAAAACCAATTGTAATCTTGAGATTCTCAGGCTTTACAGATAAGAGAATAGCGAACTTTCTCTCTATGGCATTAACAGAGCAcaattttctttcttttccaaGAAAACACTGCATGAACCAATAGCGccattttttgtttttattaCAAAGCACAAAAAAATAAAGCTCATGGAATTTTTGTACCGGGTTAACAAGAAAATAAGCCATACTTAACAATGTTTTCCAATATGCATTGTCTCATTGTCTGAAAGCTCTATCAATCCTATATAATTTTTTATATTTGGAGTAAAATAACTTCATTTTTTCAGtttcttttttttgtgtgtgtgtggtcATAAACTGGTTCTTGTTTTGGCACAGCGCCCAAAAAGAAATAAGACATAGTGCAACAGCTGACTACCCCTGCTTAGGGATCTGGACTAGTGTGTTTTTACCCCCTTCTCAGCTAATTTTGTGATGCTAGATTCCAGAGGACTGTCTTCTCAGAAATCTAGAGCTAATAATTGTACGTGCATTTGCATACAGGCTTTTGAAGGAGCGTGGGCTGCTGCCTGCAACCAGGGGGCATCTACAGTTCTCGTACCACCAGAACTAGAGTTCCTTGTTGGGCCAATCTCGTTCTCTGGGCCTTACTGCAAACCGAATATTGTCTTTCAGGTAATCATGCTCTTAATCCCAAATGATGTCCCAAATGATAAGATACTCAAAAGGGCTTTCTCAACATAGCTTGAATTGACCAACAGAAAGTAGGACAGGACTGTATCTCATCTAATTTGAGATGCACACCAATGGAAGAATAAGTTCATTGAGAAATGTTGTTTAATGTTGTACTCACTTTGCAGCTGGAAGGAACAATCCTAGCTCCAACCAGTGCTAAATCCTGGGGTTCTGGCTTGCTCCAGTGGCTCGAGTTCACCAAATTAAGTGGAATAGTTATTCAAGGGAGCGGCATTATAAATGGCAGAGGGCAACAATGGTGGACCTACTCAGAcccagaggatgaggatgatgatgacacgGTGAGAGCTGGCCACCAAGTGTATAATTTTCTATTAAGTACTCAAAAGAAAAGTTGGTCATGTTAAGTGCTTACTTTGGATGCTTTCCTGCAGTACGATGTGGAGTTTGAAAGAATGCCGCAGATTAAACCAACAGTAAGAATCACTATCTTTATGCACACTATTACCATACCATACTGAAATGAAGTAATGACAACTCTGATTTCATACCTGATGCAGGCATTGAGGTTTTATGGTAGTTTCAACGTTGTAGTAGCTGGTATCACTATTGTCAACAGCTCACAGTGCCATCTTAAGTTTGACAACTGTCAAGGAGTGATGGTCCATGACGTGACTATATCCTCCCCTGAGAACAGCCTCAACACTGACGGAATACACCTGCAGAACTCCAAAGATGTCAGCATTCATCATACAAACCTGGCTTGTGGTAATTCCTTAATAATTACTGTATATCTCAATTCAAGAGGCATCTGGATTATATTCATGAAACTCAAAAGTTTTGCAAAGCTTTACAACAAAGACACATTTCCATCAAGAACACTAAATAAAAAAAGACATTATCtacaaaaaaaacaaagaattACCTAGGGTCAACTGAAAGCCTGCACCTCAGTTCTGTTACGCCTGTATACTCTGCACGTCGAAGGACATGTTTCAGAATTAAGAGTAAACTGAAAAACTGCTGTAAAGTAGCATAACATCCTTTTGTCCTATTCGATGCAGGTGACGATTGCATCTCCATCCAGACAGGATGCAGCAACATAAATATACACAACGTGAATTGTGGACCAGGCCATGGAATCAGCATAGGTGGACTAGGCCGAGACAACACAAAAGCATGTGTATCAAATGTTACAGTAAGAGATGTCAACATGTTCAGAACCATGAATGGTGTCAGAATCAAGACCTGGCAGGTAAGCTTGAGAACATAAGTACAAGCAAAATTCTAATTCAACATCAGACATTAGTACATAATAACATCACAAAGGAAAAAACTGCAAAAGGAAAGAATATGTATATGTCATCATTTGATATCTATACAAGCAATAACCTTGGAAAGTTCCAAGAAGAAAAATGATGATGCCAGCCAAAATAACAATTCCTACTGAACTAAACAAAGTGAACTCATTTCTCGTAGGGTGGTGTAGGATTGGTTCAAGACATAAGGTTTTCAAATATACAAGTCTCAGAGGTTCAAACACCCATTATCATAGATCA includes:
- the LOC136456269 gene encoding polygalacturonase At1g48100-like isoform X2 — translated: MKLRAKGLGFLLLLVLLALCSTIEVSEARRGKHWRSSRSSPGSSQLKKGKGKKSSSLRQHGSTRPSPKPPVSSTPSSGAGKGNQSPYQPSPNAPDIPRPSTANGSRHSTPKPPTPSCGKGHQQPSQPPPATSQVAAFNVVDFGAKGDGVTDDTKAFEGAWAAACNQGASTVLVPPELEFLVGPISFSGPYCKPNIVFQLEGTILAPTSAKSWGSGLLQWLEFTKLSGIVIQGSGIINGRGQQWWTYSDPEDEDDDDTYDVEFERMPQIKPTALRFYGSFNVVVAGITIVNSSQCHLKFDNCQGVMVHDVTISSPENSLNTDGIHLQNSKDVSIHHTNLACGDDCISIQTGCSNINIHNVNCGPGHGISIGGLGRDNTKACVSNVTVRDVNMFRTMNGVRIKTWQLSLINFRTCWLLLHELAGCCINFRVQSSDNRNLLAAAA
- the LOC136456269 gene encoding polygalacturonase At1g48100-like isoform X1 → MKLRAKGLGFLLLLVLLALCSTIEVSEARRGKHWRSSRSSPGSSQLKKGKGKKSSSLRQHGSTRPSPKPPVSSTPSSGAGKGNQSPYQPSPNAPDIPRPSTANGSRHSTPKPPTPSCGKGHQQPSQPPPATSQVAAFNVVDFGAKGDGVTDDTKAFEGAWAAACNQGASTVLVPPELEFLVGPISFSGPYCKPNIVFQLEGTILAPTSAKSWGSGLLQWLEFTKLSGIVIQGSGIINGRGQQWWTYSDPEDEDDDDTYDVEFERMPQIKPTALRFYGSFNVVVAGITIVNSSQCHLKFDNCQGVMVHDVTISSPENSLNTDGIHLQNSKDVSIHHTNLACGDDCISIQTGCSNINIHNVNCGPGHGISIGGLGRDNTKACVSNVTVRDVNMFRTMNGVRIKTWQGGVGLVQDIRFSNIQVSEVQTPIIIDQFYCDRSTCRNQTSAVAVSGVQYENIKGTFTIKPVHFACSDSLPCSGISLTGVQLRPVQVPHYHLNNPFCWQAFGELYTPTVPPIACLQIGKPAGNNLQSYDDIC
- the LOC136456269 gene encoding polygalacturonase At1g48100-like isoform X3, which produces MKLRAKGLGFLLLLVLLALCSTIEVSEARRGKHWRSSRSSPGSSQLKKGKGKKSSSLRQHGSTRPSPKPPVSSTPSSGAGKGNQSPYQPSPNAPDIPRPSTANGSRHSTPKPPTPSCGKGHQQPSQPPPATSQVAAFNVVDFGAKGDGVTDDTKAFEGAWAAACNQGASTVLVPPELEFLVGPISFSGPYCKPNIVFQLEGTILAPTSAKSWGSGLLQWLEFTKLSGIVIQGSGIINGRGQQWWTYSDPEDEDDDDTYDVEFERMPQIKPTALRFYGSFNVVVAGITIVNSSQCHLKFDNCQGVMVHDVTISSPENSLNTDGIHLQNSKDVSIHHTNLACGDDCISIQTGCSNINIHNVNCGPGHGISIGGLGRDNTKACVSNVTVRDVNMFRTMNGVRIKTWQSSEFRQ